In a single window of the Delftia tsuruhatensis genome:
- a CDS encoding HlyD family secretion protein codes for MDKNTSLKNKIVPIAAVAVLALVAWWAWKTFTPKGPGEGFVGSNGRVEATEIDISTKLPGRVEEILVREGDFVRAGQPVARMQIDTLRAQRQEADAMRQQAEHSVAAAEAQVTLRRSDLAAAQALIVQRETEVDAAQRRFKRSETLAREGASSVQELDDDRARVRGSEAALAATRAQAAAAQAAVKAAEAQVVGVRSQVQAATATVARVQADIDDGVLKAPRDGRVQLRVAQPGEVLGAGGRVLNLLDLSDVYMTFFVPEAAAGRIALGSEVRLVLDAAPEYVIPARVSFVASQAQFTPKTVETASERQKLMFRVRAQIPPELLRRHLEQVKTGVPGMAWLRTDASHEWPANLAIKLPAQPAQ; via the coding sequence ATGGACAAGAACACCTCTCTGAAGAACAAGATCGTGCCGATCGCCGCCGTGGCGGTCCTGGCCCTCGTGGCCTGGTGGGCCTGGAAGACCTTCACGCCCAAGGGCCCGGGCGAGGGCTTCGTCGGCAGCAACGGCCGTGTCGAGGCCACCGAGATCGACATCTCCACCAAGCTGCCCGGCCGCGTGGAGGAAATCCTGGTGCGCGAGGGCGACTTCGTGCGGGCCGGCCAGCCCGTGGCGCGCATGCAGATCGACACCCTGCGCGCCCAGCGCCAGGAAGCCGACGCCATGCGCCAGCAGGCCGAGCACAGCGTGGCCGCGGCCGAGGCCCAGGTCACGCTGCGCCGCAGCGACCTGGCCGCCGCCCAGGCCCTGATCGTGCAGCGCGAGACCGAGGTGGACGCGGCACAGCGCCGCTTCAAGCGCTCGGAGACGCTGGCGCGCGAGGGGGCCTCCTCCGTGCAGGAGCTCGATGACGACCGCGCCCGCGTGCGCGGCAGCGAGGCGGCGCTGGCGGCCACGCGCGCCCAGGCCGCCGCCGCCCAGGCCGCCGTGAAGGCCGCCGAGGCCCAGGTGGTCGGCGTGCGCTCCCAGGTGCAGGCCGCCACGGCCACGGTGGCGCGCGTGCAGGCCGACATCGACGACGGCGTGCTCAAGGCCCCGCGCGACGGCCGCGTGCAGCTGCGCGTGGCCCAGCCCGGCGAGGTGCTGGGTGCGGGCGGGCGCGTGCTCAACCTGCTGGACCTGTCCGATGTCTACATGACCTTCTTCGTGCCCGAGGCCGCCGCCGGGCGCATCGCCCTGGGCAGCGAGGTGCGCCTGGTGCTGGATGCCGCGCCCGAATACGTGATCCCGGCGCGCGTGTCCTTCGTCGCCAGCCAGGCCCAGTTCACGCCCAAGACCGTGGAGACCGCCAGCGAGCGCCAGAAGCTGATGTTCCGCGTGCGCGCCCAGATCCCGCCCGAACTGCTGCGCCGCCATCTGGAACAGGTCAAGACCGGCGTGCCCGGCATGGCCTGGCTGCGCACCGACGCCAGCCATGAGTGGCCCGCCAACCTGGCCATCAAGCTGCCAGCCCAGCCCGCGCAATGA
- the rbbA gene encoding ribosome-associated ATPase/putative transporter RbbA has protein sequence MSESTTHHASGWVVRLKGVHQRYGQVEALAGIDLDIPEGRMVGLIGPDGVGKSSLMALISGARKIQEGSVEVLGGDMAQRRHREAVCPRVAYMPQGLGRNLYPTLSVEENLQFFARLFGHDAAERRRRIDDLTQATGLRKFLARPAGKLSGGMKQKLGLCCALIHDPDLLILDEPTTGVDPLARAQFWDLIARIRRQRPGMSVLVATAYMDEAQRFDWLVAMDEGRVLATGSPAELLERTGSRSLEEAFIALLPEEKKRGHAPVTIAPLPEGGEDDIAIEARDLTMRFGDFVAVDHVSFRIRRGEIFGFLGSNGCGKSTTMKMLTGLLPASEGQAWLFGQPVDPRDIDTRRRVGYMTQAFSLYGELTVHQNLVLHARLFGVPEADIPARVAEMLQRFDLQAAQHSLPAALPLGMRQRLSLAVAMVHKPELLILDEPTSGVDPVARDGFWRLLVELSRRDRVTIFISTHFMNEAERCDRMSMMHAGKVLDSDTPARLVAKRGAATLEEAFIGYLVEAGGGEAPSEEPPDTAPAPAVAHPARRRRFSARRMFSYVWREALELQRDPVRATLALVGSLILMFVMGYGISLDVEDLRFAVLDRDQTTISRSYAMSLSGSRYFIEQPPIADYGELDRRMRSGELALAIEIPPGFARDVLRGGSVQVGAWFDGTMPTRAETVRGYLLGIHQHWLTEQARERLGAAPAGLIDIQTRFRYNPDVRSLPAMVPAVMPLLLLLLPAMLTALAVVREKESGSITNLYVTPVTRTEFLLGKQLPYVALAMLNFVLMCLLAVTLFGVPVTGSFATLALAALIFSGASTGFGLLASTLTRSQIASMFLVLIGTLIPTTQFAGLVDPVSSLEGAGRVIGEVYPASHMIAISRGVFSKALGFRELAGSFWPLLLSVPVILGLAIALTRKQEN, from the coding sequence ATGAGCGAGAGCACGACGCACCACGCCAGCGGCTGGGTCGTGCGCCTGAAGGGCGTGCACCAGCGCTATGGCCAGGTCGAGGCGCTGGCGGGCATCGACCTGGACATTCCCGAAGGCCGCATGGTCGGCCTGATCGGGCCGGACGGCGTGGGCAAGTCCAGCCTCATGGCGCTGATCTCCGGGGCGCGCAAGATCCAGGAAGGCAGCGTCGAGGTGCTGGGCGGCGACATGGCCCAGCGCCGGCACCGCGAGGCCGTCTGCCCGCGCGTGGCCTACATGCCGCAGGGCCTGGGGCGCAACCTCTATCCCACGCTGTCGGTGGAGGAGAACCTGCAGTTCTTCGCGCGCCTGTTCGGCCACGACGCGGCCGAGCGGCGCCGGCGCATCGACGACCTCACCCAGGCCACGGGCCTGCGCAAATTCCTGGCCCGCCCGGCCGGCAAGCTGTCGGGCGGCATGAAGCAGAAGCTGGGCCTGTGCTGCGCGCTGATCCACGACCCCGACCTGCTCATCCTGGACGAGCCGACCACGGGCGTGGACCCGCTGGCGCGCGCGCAGTTCTGGGACCTGATCGCGCGCATCCGCCGCCAGCGCCCCGGCATGAGCGTGCTGGTGGCCACGGCCTACATGGACGAGGCCCAACGATTCGACTGGCTGGTGGCCATGGACGAGGGCCGCGTGCTGGCCACGGGCTCACCCGCCGAGCTGCTGGAGCGCACGGGCAGCCGTTCGCTGGAGGAAGCCTTCATCGCCCTGCTGCCCGAGGAGAAGAAACGCGGCCACGCGCCCGTGACCATCGCCCCCCTGCCCGAGGGCGGCGAGGACGACATCGCCATCGAGGCCAGGGACCTGACCATGCGCTTTGGCGACTTCGTCGCCGTGGACCATGTGTCCTTCCGCATCCGCCGTGGCGAGATCTTCGGCTTCCTGGGCTCCAACGGCTGCGGCAAGAGCACCACCATGAAGATGCTGACCGGCCTGCTGCCGGCCAGCGAGGGCCAGGCCTGGCTGTTCGGCCAGCCCGTGGACCCGCGCGACATCGACACGCGCCGCCGCGTGGGCTACATGACCCAGGCGTTCTCGCTGTACGGCGAGCTGACCGTGCACCAGAACCTGGTGCTGCACGCGCGCCTGTTCGGCGTGCCCGAGGCGGACATTCCCGCGCGCGTGGCCGAGATGCTGCAGCGCTTCGACCTGCAAGCCGCGCAGCACAGCCTGCCGGCCGCCCTGCCGCTGGGCATGCGCCAGCGCCTGTCGCTGGCCGTGGCCATGGTGCACAAGCCCGAGCTGCTCATCCTGGACGAGCCCACCTCGGGCGTGGACCCCGTCGCGCGCGACGGCTTCTGGCGCCTGCTGGTGGAGCTGTCGCGGCGCGACCGCGTGACCATCTTCATCTCCACCCACTTCATGAACGAGGCCGAGCGCTGCGACCGCATGTCCATGATGCATGCGGGCAAGGTGCTGGACAGCGACACGCCTGCGCGCCTGGTGGCCAAGCGCGGCGCGGCCACGCTGGAGGAGGCCTTCATCGGCTACCTGGTCGAGGCCGGCGGTGGGGAAGCGCCGTCCGAGGAGCCGCCCGACACCGCGCCGGCGCCGGCAGTCGCGCATCCCGCGCGCCGGCGCCGCTTCAGCGCCCGGCGCATGTTCAGCTATGTCTGGCGCGAGGCGCTGGAGCTGCAGCGCGACCCCGTGCGCGCCACGCTGGCCCTGGTGGGCTCGCTGATCCTGATGTTCGTCATGGGCTACGGCATCAGCCTGGACGTGGAGGACCTGCGCTTTGCCGTGCTGGACCGGGACCAGACCACGATCAGCCGCAGCTATGCGATGAGCCTGTCGGGCTCGCGCTACTTCATCGAGCAGCCGCCCATCGCCGACTACGGCGAGCTGGACCGGCGCATGCGCAGCGGCGAGCTGGCCCTGGCCATCGAGATCCCGCCGGGCTTTGCGCGCGATGTGCTGCGCGGCGGCTCGGTGCAGGTGGGCGCCTGGTTCGACGGCACCATGCCCACGCGCGCGGAGACCGTGCGCGGCTACCTGCTGGGCATCCACCAGCACTGGCTGACCGAGCAGGCGCGCGAGCGCCTGGGCGCGGCGCCGGCCGGCCTCATCGACATCCAGACACGCTTTCGCTACAACCCCGACGTGCGCAGCCTGCCGGCCATGGTGCCGGCCGTCATGCCGCTGCTGCTGCTGCTTTTGCCCGCCATGCTGACGGCCCTGGCCGTGGTGCGCGAGAAGGAAAGCGGCTCCATCACCAACCTCTACGTCACGCCGGTCACGCGCACCGAATTCCTGCTGGGCAAGCAGCTGCCCTATGTGGCGCTGGCCATGCTGAACTTCGTGCTGATGTGCCTGCTGGCCGTCACCCTGTTCGGCGTGCCGGTCACGGGCAGCTTTGCCACGCTGGCCCTGGCGGCCCTGATCTTCAGCGGCGCCTCCACCGGCTTCGGCCTGCTGGCCTCCACGCTGACGCGCAGCCAGATCGCCTCGATGTTCCTGGTGCTGATCGGCACGCTGATCCCCACCACGCAGTTCGCGGGCCTGGTCGACCCCGTCTCCTCGCTGGAGGGCGCGGGCCGCGTCATCGGCGAGGTCTATCCGGCCAGCCACATGATCGCCATCAGCCGAGGCGTGTTCAGCAAGGCGCTGGGGTTCCGGGAGCTGGCCGGCTCCTTCTGGCCGCTGCTGCTGTCCGTGCCCGTGATCCTGGGGCTGGCCATTGCGCTGACCCGGAAACAGGAAAACTGA
- a CDS encoding anthranilate synthase component II — translation MSRLLMIDNYDSFTYNIVQYFGELGADVTVVRNDEATLDEVIALVERERIDRLVISPGPCSPAEAGISVAAIQHFAGQLPILGVCLGHQSIGAAFGGDIVRAGQQMHGKTSVITTDRKGVFADLPEQFTVNRYHSLAIDRATLPECLQVTATSEDGEIQGVRHKSLAIEGVQFHPESILTEHGHAMLKNFLEQKA, via the coding sequence ATGTCCAGACTGCTGATGATCGACAACTACGACAGCTTCACCTACAACATCGTCCAGTACTTCGGTGAACTGGGTGCCGATGTCACCGTGGTGCGCAATGACGAGGCCACGCTCGACGAGGTGATCGCCCTGGTCGAACGCGAGAGGATCGACCGCCTCGTGATCTCGCCCGGCCCCTGCTCGCCGGCCGAGGCCGGCATCTCGGTGGCGGCCATACAGCACTTCGCGGGGCAATTGCCCATCCTGGGCGTGTGCCTGGGCCACCAGAGCATAGGCGCGGCCTTCGGTGGCGACATCGTGCGCGCCGGCCAGCAGATGCATGGCAAGACCAGCGTCATCACCACGGACCGCAAGGGCGTGTTCGCCGACCTGCCCGAGCAGTTCACGGTCAACCGCTACCACTCGCTGGCCATCGACCGCGCAACCCTGCCCGAGTGCCTGCAGGTCACGGCCACCAGCGAGGACGGCGAGATCCAGGGCGTGCGCCACAAGAGCCTGGCCATCGAGGGCGTGCAGTTCCACCCCGAGAGCATCCTCACCGAGCACGGCCATGCCATGCTGAAGAACTTCCTGGAACAGAAGGCCTGA
- a CDS encoding toxic anion resistance protein — protein sequence MSEIPQTTTANAAVSLPVPEQDFVLEPPAPALPVPVESASGKVRLRAEDVQQLDAQVAQFIDDITAHDSQSPEFKGAVERIHGMGNREVEAAAAVSNRMLERPVKTLSNGLFDQGSQIGQGLIDLRRQVEALDPSRQDDLFKPRKLLGLIPMGNRLVDYFDKFQSSQSHLNAIIDSLKRGKDELLRDNAAIEQEKANLWGLMERLEKYIHIGKKLDAALQAKAAQLDASDPEKARVVREDMLFYARQKVTDLLTQMAVNVQGYLALDLVRKNNLELAKGVDRATTTTVSALRTAVIVAQALANQKLVLDQITALNTTTGNLIAGTSELLREQSGQIHQQAAASTIDIARLQQAFGNIYQTMDAMADFKVKALASMQTTVDTLSQEVDKSRAYLEKTRREEVRDALRAPVGEVQL from the coding sequence ATGAGCGAAATCCCCCAGACCACCACCGCCAACGCCGCCGTGTCCCTGCCCGTGCCGGAGCAGGATTTCGTGCTGGAGCCGCCTGCGCCGGCCCTGCCCGTGCCTGTCGAATCGGCCAGCGGCAAGGTGCGCCTGAGGGCCGAGGACGTGCAGCAGCTCGACGCCCAGGTCGCACAGTTCATCGACGACATCACGGCGCACGACAGCCAGTCGCCCGAGTTCAAGGGCGCGGTCGAACGCATCCATGGCATGGGCAACCGGGAGGTGGAGGCCGCGGCCGCCGTCTCCAACCGCATGCTGGAGCGCCCGGTCAAGACGCTGAGCAACGGCCTGTTCGACCAGGGCAGCCAGATCGGCCAGGGCCTGATCGATCTGCGCCGCCAGGTGGAGGCACTGGACCCCTCGCGCCAGGACGACCTGTTCAAGCCGCGCAAGCTGCTGGGCCTGATTCCCATGGGCAACAGGCTGGTGGACTACTTCGACAAGTTCCAGTCCAGCCAGAGCCACCTGAACGCCATCATCGACAGCCTCAAGCGCGGCAAGGACGAGCTGCTGCGCGACAACGCCGCCATCGAGCAGGAAAAGGCCAACCTGTGGGGCCTCATGGAGCGGCTGGAGAAATACATCCACATCGGCAAGAAGCTGGACGCGGCGCTGCAGGCCAAGGCCGCACAGCTGGACGCCAGCGACCCCGAAAAGGCCCGCGTGGTGCGCGAGGACATGCTGTTCTACGCACGCCAGAAGGTCACCGACCTGCTCACCCAGATGGCGGTGAACGTGCAGGGCTACCTGGCGCTGGACCTGGTGCGCAAGAACAACCTCGAACTGGCCAAGGGCGTGGACCGCGCGACCACCACCACGGTCTCGGCGCTGCGCACCGCCGTCATCGTGGCGCAGGCGCTGGCCAACCAGAAGCTGGTGCTGGACCAGATCACGGCACTGAACACCACCACGGGCAACCTGATCGCAGGTACCAGCGAGCTGCTGCGCGAGCAAAGCGGCCAGATCCACCAACAGGCGGCCGCCAGCACCATCGACATCGCCCGGCTGCAGCAGGCCTTCGGCAACATCTACCAGACCATGGACGCCATGGCCGACTTCAAGGTCAAGGCGCTGGCTTCCATGCAGACCACGGTGGACACGCTGTCGCAGGAGGTGGACAAGTCCCGCGCCTACCTCGAAAAGACCCGCCGCGAGGAGGTGCGCGATGCGCTGCGCGCACCGGTCGGCGAGGTGCAGCTGTGA
- a CDS encoding ABC transporter permease: MRTRLFSNIYRLGVKELWSLWRDPVLLVLIAYVFTVSIYTAATAMPESLHNAPIAIVDEDGSPLSQRIAAAFYPPQFAPPAMIDRTQMDPGMDSGTYTFVLNIPPNFQRDVLAGRAPELQLNVDATRMSQAFTGNSYVQQIVSAEVSEFVRRFRGATALPVDLAVRARFNPALDKIWFGGLMQIINNVTMLSIILTGAALIREREHGTVEHLLVMPVTPTEIMLAKIWSMGLVVLVTAFASLNLVVRGALGVPIEGSLPLFLAGAALCLFATTSLGIFLATLARNMPQFGMLLVLVLLPLQLLSGAMTPRESMPDLVQNIMLAAPTTHFVELSQAILYRGAGLDVVWKPFLALAAIGSVLFALTLTRFRKTIGQMA; the protein is encoded by the coding sequence ATGCGCACCCGTCTTTTCTCCAACATCTACCGGCTCGGCGTCAAGGAGCTGTGGAGCCTGTGGCGCGATCCCGTGCTGCTGGTGCTCATCGCCTACGTGTTCACGGTGTCCATCTACACGGCAGCCACGGCCATGCCCGAGAGCCTGCACAACGCGCCCATCGCCATCGTGGACGAGGACGGCTCGCCGCTGTCCCAGCGCATCGCGGCGGCCTTCTATCCGCCGCAGTTCGCGCCGCCGGCCATGATCGATCGCACGCAGATGGACCCGGGCATGGACTCGGGCACCTACACCTTCGTGCTCAACATCCCGCCCAACTTCCAGCGCGACGTGCTGGCGGGCCGCGCGCCCGAGCTGCAGCTGAACGTGGACGCCACGCGCATGAGCCAGGCCTTCACGGGCAACAGCTACGTGCAGCAGATCGTCTCGGCCGAGGTCAGCGAATTCGTGCGCCGCTTTCGCGGTGCCACCGCCCTGCCCGTGGACCTGGCGGTGCGCGCGCGCTTCAACCCCGCGCTGGACAAGATCTGGTTCGGCGGGCTGATGCAGATCATCAACAACGTGACCATGCTGTCCATCATCCTCACGGGCGCGGCCCTGATCCGCGAGCGCGAGCACGGCACGGTGGAGCACCTGCTGGTCATGCCGGTGACACCGACCGAGATCATGCTGGCCAAGATATGGTCCATGGGACTGGTCGTGCTGGTCACCGCCTTCGCCTCGCTCAACCTCGTGGTGCGCGGCGCCCTGGGCGTTCCCATCGAAGGCTCGCTGCCGCTGTTCCTGGCCGGAGCCGCGCTGTGCCTGTTCGCCACGACGTCACTGGGGATCTTCCTTGCCACGCTGGCGCGCAACATGCCACAGTTCGGCATGCTGCTGGTGCTCGTGCTGCTGCCGCTGCAACTGCTGTCGGGCGCCATGACGCCGCGCGAGAGCATGCCGGACCTGGTGCAGAACATCATGCTGGCCGCGCCGACCACGCACTTCGTCGAACTGTCGCAGGCCATCCTCTACCGCGGTGCGGGGCTGGACGTGGTCTGGAAGCCCTTTCTCGCGCTGGCCGCGATCGGCTCCGTGCTGTTCGCCCTCACCCTCACCCGCTTTCGCAAGACCATCGGCCAGATGGCCTGA
- a CDS encoding efflux transporter outer membrane subunit produces the protein MTTDLSRTATASPMPPLLLAALGAALLAGCTSMAPVQEPVSLPVPQAWPAHLQAGTQGAAAASLAWRDYFTDPVLRQLIATALEHNRDLRVAALRAEEARAAFQIQRSELFPAIGVGGQAARARVPGDLNLSGRSVVSGEYRAEVGFSSWELDLWGRVRSLKDAALQTWLASDAGRHAVQTALIAQVADGYLGLRELDERVAIARETLATRQESFRIFTRREAVGASSRLQLAQVQTLLTQAQALLAQLELARAQQLHALAQLVGAHPGPLPAAAPFDDALVLAELRPGLPSELLAARPDIAAAEHQLRAARAQIGAARAAFFPRIALTARWGTASAELDGLFDGGSRAWAFVPTVSLPIFDGGRRRANLELGEIRSDMAVAQYEKAIQTAFREVADGLAARRWLSEQITVQRTAVQAQAERARLAQLRYDNGSAAYLEVLDAQRDLLAARQQLVQARRALLSSQVGLYAALGGGSGAEPAALPATLPAMPADPPNS, from the coding sequence ATGACCACAGACCTGTCCCGAACCGCCACGGCCTCGCCCATGCCGCCGCTGCTGCTGGCCGCGCTGGGCGCCGCGCTGCTGGCCGGATGCACTTCCATGGCGCCCGTCCAGGAGCCCGTCTCCCTGCCCGTGCCCCAGGCCTGGCCCGCGCACCTGCAGGCCGGTACGCAAGGCGCTGCAGCCGCCAGCCTGGCCTGGCGCGACTACTTCACCGACCCGGTGCTGCGCCAGCTGATCGCCACCGCGCTGGAGCACAACCGCGACCTGCGCGTGGCCGCGCTGCGCGCCGAAGAGGCGCGCGCGGCCTTCCAGATCCAGCGCTCCGAGCTGTTCCCGGCCATTGGCGTGGGCGGCCAGGCCGCACGGGCACGCGTGCCTGGCGACCTCAACCTCTCGGGCCGCTCCGTGGTCAGCGGCGAGTACCGTGCCGAGGTCGGCTTCAGCAGCTGGGAGCTGGACCTGTGGGGCCGCGTGCGCAGCCTCAAGGACGCGGCGCTGCAGACCTGGCTGGCCAGCGATGCGGGCCGCCATGCCGTGCAGACTGCGCTGATCGCCCAGGTGGCCGACGGCTACCTGGGCCTGCGCGAGCTGGACGAGCGCGTGGCCATTGCGCGCGAGACGCTGGCCACGCGCCAGGAATCCTTTCGCATCTTCACGCGCCGCGAGGCCGTGGGCGCCAGCTCGCGCCTGCAGCTGGCCCAGGTCCAGACCCTGCTGACCCAGGCGCAGGCCCTGCTGGCCCAGCTGGAGCTGGCACGCGCGCAGCAGCTGCACGCCCTGGCCCAGCTGGTCGGCGCCCACCCGGGCCCGCTGCCCGCCGCCGCACCCTTTGACGACGCCCTGGTGCTGGCCGAGCTGCGGCCGGGCCTGCCCTCGGAACTGCTCGCGGCGCGGCCCGACATTGCCGCGGCCGAGCACCAGCTGCGCGCGGCCCGGGCCCAGATCGGCGCGGCGCGCGCCGCCTTCTTCCCGCGCATTGCGCTCACGGCCCGCTGGGGCACGGCCAGCGCCGAACTCGACGGCCTGTTCGACGGCGGCAGCCGCGCCTGGGCCTTCGTGCCCACGGTGTCCCTGCCCATCTTCGACGGCGGCCGGCGCCGCGCCAACCTGGAGCTGGGCGAGATCCGCAGCGACATGGCCGTGGCCCAGTACGAGAAAGCCATCCAGACCGCCTTCCGCGAGGTGGCCGATGGCCTGGCCGCACGCCGCTGGCTGTCCGAACAGATCACCGTGCAGCGCACCGCCGTGCAGGCCCAGGCCGAGCGCGCGCGGCTGGCGCAGCTGCGCTACGACAACGGCTCGGCCGCCTACCTGGAGGTGCTGGACGCCCAGCGCGACCTGCTGGCCGCACGCCAGCAACTGGTGCAAGCGCGGCGCGCCCTGCTGTCCAGCCAGGTGGGCCTGTATGCCGCCCTGGGCGGCGGCAGCGGTGCGGAACCTGCCGCGCTGCCCGCCACCCTGCCGGCCATGCCTGCCGATCCCCCGAATTCCTGA
- the fabI gene encoding enoyl-ACP reductase FabI gives MTLLAGKKGLVIGIANRDSIAWACAQAMHAAGAEIGATWQNDKARPHVEPLLDEIGAGLRLPLDVGDDGQMRALFDAAATRWGRLDFVLHAVAFAPRQDLQGRVTDSSREGFALAMDISCHSFIRMARLAEPLMREGGSLMTLSYLGASEVMPQYGIMGPVKAALESATRYLAAELGPSRIRVNALSPGPIATRAASGIAAFDELVADSMRRSPIAGELRPDDVGPLCAFLASDGARAITGCTLYVDGGHHILN, from the coding sequence ATGACGCTACTGGCTGGCAAGAAGGGACTGGTCATAGGGATCGCCAACCGCGACAGCATTGCCTGGGCCTGTGCCCAGGCAATGCATGCGGCGGGTGCCGAGATCGGCGCCACATGGCAGAACGACAAGGCCCGTCCCCATGTGGAGCCGTTGCTCGACGAGATCGGCGCCGGGCTGCGGCTGCCGCTGGACGTGGGCGACGACGGCCAGATGCGCGCGCTGTTCGATGCGGCCGCCACGCGCTGGGGCCGGCTGGACTTCGTGCTGCACGCGGTGGCCTTCGCGCCGCGCCAGGACCTGCAGGGCCGCGTGACAGACAGTTCCCGCGAGGGCTTCGCGCTGGCCATGGACATCTCCTGCCATTCCTTCATCCGCATGGCACGCCTGGCCGAACCGCTGATGCGCGAGGGTGGCAGCCTGATGACACTGAGCTACCTGGGCGCCAGCGAGGTCATGCCGCAGTACGGAATCATGGGGCCGGTCAAGGCCGCGCTGGAGTCGGCCACACGCTATCTGGCGGCAGAACTGGGCCCCTCGCGCATCCGCGTCAACGCCCTCTCGCCGGGGCCGATCGCCACGCGCGCTGCCTCGGGCATCGCGGCCTTCGACGAGCTGGTGGCCGACAGCATGCGCCGCTCGCCCATCGCCGGTGAACTGCGCCCCGACGACGTGGGCCCGCTGTGCGCCTTCCTCGCCTCGGACGGGGCGCGCGCCATCACGGGCTGCACGCTCTACGTCGATGGCGGCCACCACATCCTCAACTAG
- a CDS encoding vWA domain-containing protein, with amino-acid sequence MPQRLAALLLLLGLGLALAGCGKSSEPAAAQPAAKAGEVAFTVLAGSELQDVAPALEQAAKEAGVPLRLSYAGTLDMVERINAGERFDAILPPNGAYPALALADRPLAREKLFYSRVALGVKVPVLQKLGWDKAVPTWADIARAAAQGRLRYGMTNPASSNTGMSALFAVASAVAGKTEDLQAREVDARVLKDFLSGQKLTAGSSGWLAEAFEREPAAVDALVNYEAVILRLNERLPAADRLALVYPRDGVISADYPLMLLNAGKRDGYDRLVARLKAPGFQEQPLRQARLRPSIPEAQASAQLPATPVVELSFPNRLEVIDAVLSAYQGELRRPATSIFVLDVSGSMKGQRLVQMKEALKLLSGAEASAASQRYAAFQARERVWLIPFSGQVGQPVRVQLEPGDLQAGRAQVLDYADSLLADGGTAIYDALTLAQQQARQELRADPERFVSIVLLTDGANTAGRDWAAFEREQRMARAGGAPLARVFPIIFGEAQPGEMQDLARLTGGRAFDARSTGKGGLARVFKEIRGYQ; translated from the coding sequence ATGCCGCAGCGCCTGGCGGCCCTGCTGCTGTTGCTGGGGCTGGGCCTGGCGCTGGCCGGTTGCGGCAAGTCGTCCGAGCCGGCCGCCGCGCAGCCTGCAGCCAAGGCCGGGGAGGTCGCCTTCACGGTGCTTGCGGGGTCCGAACTCCAGGACGTGGCGCCCGCGCTGGAGCAGGCCGCGAAGGAGGCCGGCGTGCCGCTCAGGCTCAGCTACGCGGGCACGCTGGACATGGTCGAGCGCATCAACGCGGGCGAGCGTTTCGATGCCATCCTGCCGCCCAATGGCGCCTACCCCGCGCTGGCACTGGCCGACAGGCCGCTGGCGCGCGAAAAGCTGTTTTATTCGCGCGTGGCGCTGGGTGTCAAAGTCCCGGTGCTGCAAAAGCTGGGCTGGGACAAGGCGGTGCCGACCTGGGCCGACATCGCGCGTGCCGCGGCCCAGGGCCGGCTGCGCTACGGCATGACCAATCCGGCCAGCTCCAACACCGGCATGAGCGCGCTGTTCGCGGTGGCCTCGGCCGTGGCCGGCAAGACCGAGGACTTGCAGGCCAGGGAGGTCGACGCCCGCGTGCTCAAGGATTTCCTGTCGGGACAGAAACTCACGGCGGGCAGCTCGGGCTGGCTGGCCGAGGCCTTCGAGCGCGAGCCCGCCGCTGTCGATGCGCTGGTCAACTACGAGGCCGTGATCCTGCGCCTGAACGAGAGGCTGCCCGCGGCCGACCGCCTGGCGCTGGTCTATCCGCGTGACGGCGTGATCTCGGCCGACTATCCGCTGATGCTGCTGAACGCCGGCAAGCGCGATGGGTACGACAGGCTCGTGGCCCGGCTCAAGGCGCCGGGCTTTCAGGAGCAGCCCCTGCGCCAGGCCCGGCTGCGCCCGTCCATCCCCGAGGCGCAGGCCAGCGCGCAACTGCCGGCCACGCCCGTGGTGGAGTTGAGCTTTCCGAACCGGCTGGAGGTCATCGATGCCGTGCTGTCGGCCTACCAGGGCGAGCTGCGCCGCCCGGCCACCAGCATCTTCGTGCTGGACGTCAGCGGCTCCATGAAGGGCCAGCGGCTGGTGCAGATGAAGGAGGCGCTGAAGCTGCTCTCCGGTGCCGAGGCCTCGGCCGCCAGCCAGCGCTATGCGGCCTTCCAGGCGCGCGAGCGGGTGTGGCTGATCCCGTTCTCGGGCCAGGTCGGACAGCCCGTGCGCGTGCAGCTCGAGCCCGGCGACCTGCAGGCCGGCCGCGCCCAGGTCCTGGACTATGCCGACAGCCTGTTGGCCGATGGCGGAACCGCCATCTACGACGCGCTGACGCTGGCCCAGCAGCAGGCGCGCCAGGAACTGCGGGCCGACCCCGAACGCTTCGTGAGCATCGTGCTGCTGACCGACGGGGCCAACACCGCCGGGCGCGACTGGGCCGCGTTCGAGCGCGAGCAGCGCATGGCTCGCGCCGGCGGCGCGCCCCTGGCGCGGGTGTTCCCCATCATCTTCGGCGAGGCGCAGCCCGGCGAGATGCAGGACCTGGCACGGCTGACGGGTGGGCGAGCCTTCGACGCGCGCAGCACAGGCAAGGGAGGGCTGGCGCGGGTGTTCAAGGAAATCCGGGGCTACCAGTGA